In a single window of the Arachis hypogaea cultivar Tifrunner chromosome 6, arahy.Tifrunner.gnm2.J5K5, whole genome shotgun sequence genome:
- the LOC112805240 gene encoding uncharacterized protein, with product MADEQSHAPSDTNPQEMLAINEALRVENQRMTELLRQMEHDRAKGEHKNAEQKEDNDEHSSETKQTTPKTTRTIVKRTNPFTKSVMNFKMPDNLTLPSTLKPYQGIGDPNVHVTKFYTMMFMNKESDPILCRTFPTFLDGAALIWFSNLPESSISSFDELADQFINHFAASKIYVHNSDYLSTIKQGPNESLKDYMTRFAEATNEIPNLNPEVHLHALKSGLRPGKFQESIVIAKPKTLAEFREKATTQIEVEEFRALRRAEKSAPNREEDRRSRHPISRTDQRPFRLTPKFDTYTPFNTKREDIVKDILHFKLIKPPSRAGTYQDQRHVDKSKYCAFHQKYGHTTDDCLIAKDVLEKLARQGLLNKYIDTRSRRRNTEDLNHQQKTIDDPRDKGRKVDNDNNLPRRIINCISGGFAGGGCTSSARKRTYRAMMTMTESTIPRPTNSDKPGISFNPEDYKAADQNPDDPVVITAQVGEPLVKKILMDPGSSADVLFYSTFQKMSLSDKLLQPSSGELVGFSGERVSIRGYIWLKTTFGDYLNSKTLEIQYLVVDCKSPYNIILGRPSLNAFNAVVSTVHLCVKFISQDNKVVTIHGDQKEARQCYNASLKNEQPKYLDQQYVQAVYNSDQLPPLADLDPRTNNQERPMPLDDLTKVQLSNNKDKYTYLGNALKEAERTQLVELLKQNVDLFA from the coding sequence ATGGCAGACGAACAAAGCCACGCTCCCTCCGACACTAACCCGCAGGAGATGTTAGCAATCAATGAGGCCCTCAGGGTCGAGAATCAAAGAATGACCGAGCTCCTGCGGCAGATGGAGCACGATCGTGCGAAGGGCGAACACAAAAATGCTGAACAGAAGGAAGACAATGACGAGCACTCCTCCGAAACCAAGCAAACCACTCCCAAAACGACAAGGACCATAGTCAAAAGAACCAACCCCTTCACAAAATCAGTTATGAATTTCAAAATGCCCGATAACCTCACCCTACCATCAACCCTAAAACCTTACCAGGGAATAGGAGACCCAAATGTCCATGTAACCAAATTTTATACCATGATGTTCATGAATAAAGAATCCGACCCCATCCTATGCCGAACCTTTCCAACCTTCTTAGACGGAGCCGCACTCATCTGGTTTTCCAACTTACCTGAAAGCTCCATTTCAAGTTTTGACGAGTTAGCCGACCAGTTCATTAACCACTTTGCTGCCTCAAAAATCTATGTCCACAACTCAGACTACCTGAGCACAATCAAACAGGGACCAAACGAAAGCCTGAAGGACTACATGACCAGATTCGCGGAAGCAACTAATGAGATACCCAACCTGAATCCCGAAGTCCACCTCCACGCTCTGAAGAGTGGCCTCCGTCCTGGGAAATTCCAAGAGTCCATCGTCATAGCAAAGCCCAAAACCCTGGCCGAGTTCCGAGAAAAGGCGACAACCCAAATCGAGGTGGAAGAATTCCGAGCACTCAGGAGGGCGGAAAAATCCGCCCCAAATAGAGAAGAAGACAGACGAAGCAGGCATCCAATCAGCAGGACAGACCAAAGGCCGTTCAGACTAACACCTAAGTTCGACACATACACTCCTTTTAACACAAAAAGAGAAGACATAGTAAAAGATATACTACACTTTAAACTCATCAAACCCCCAAGCAGAGCCGGTACCTACCAGGACCAGAGGCACGTGGACAAATCCAAATACTGTGCTTTCCATCAAAAGTACGGCCATACAACAGACGATTGCTTGATAGCAAAAGACGTACTCGAAAAATTAGCACGCCAAGGATTGCTAAACAAATACATCGACACACGAAGTCGAAGGAGAAACACTGAAGACCTCAACCACCAACAAAAAACGATCGACGACCCCCGAGACAAGGGACGAAAGGTAGACAATGATAACAATCTACCCCGCcgaataataaattgtatttctGGTGGTTTTGCAGGTGGAGGATGCACGAGCTCGGCACGAAAAAGGACATACCGAGCCATGATGACTATGACAGAATCAACAATACCTCGGCCAACTAACTCGGACAAGCCTGGAATATCATTCAACCCCGAGGATTACAAGGCCGCTGACCAAAACCCAGACGACCCCGTAGTCATCACCGCACAAGTCGGAGAGCCCCTGGTAAAAAAGATCCTCATGGATCCGGGGAGCAGCGCCGACGTACTGTTCTACTCAACGTTCCAAAAGATGAGCCTCAGTGACAAACTCCTGCAACCGTCATCCGGAGAATTGGTAGGTTTCTCAGGTGAGCGGGTTTCTATCCGAGGTTACATTTGGTTAAAAACTACTTTTGGGGATTACCTCAACAGCAAAACTTTAGAAATACAATATTTGGTAGTGGATTGCAAAAGTCCCTATAACATTATTTTAGGCAGACCATCGTTGAACGCATTCAACGCTGTTGTTTCCACTGTACATTTGTGTGTCAAGTTTATTTCACAGGATAACAAAGTAGTGACAATCCATGGAGACCAGAAGGAGGCCAGGCAGTGCTATAATGCCAGTTTAAAAAACGAACAACCAAAATACCTTGACCAGCAATACGTCCAAGCAGTGTATAACTCGGACCAGTTACCTCCTCTGGCAGACTTAGATCCAAGAACAAATAACCAGGAACGGCCTATGCCCCTTGACGACCTCACCAAGGTGCAGTTGTCAAACAACAAAGATAAATATACATACCTCGGAAACGCACTAAAAGAAGCGGAACGAACTCAACTGGTGGAGTTATTAAAACAAAACGTCGACCTATTCGCCTAG
- the LOC112698072 gene encoding agamous-like MADS-box protein AGL62 yields the protein MVSSQATTRRRKIEIKRVEQSNKRHVTFSKRKLGLFNKVTELSILCQAETALIISSQNGKLYACGYPSPDAVIWRFLYGGDSSPPQRNDVRFLKKKQKENVEVQRAQYESAHEALKEEKKRLDETKKERNSDNNGGCLGFSQWWENPIDDMDLEELVKFKESLEQLKTNLIAATDNKINMFQQMMMPSPVAAPSSLIMAPMQTRFSNFNSVLNNNQGGFSAVYQPQQQAYWDWTRNNVINNNGIIASSSSNNLNPLLGRWDSGNNAIMVDVNSNGSSGCSFFS from the coding sequence ATGGTTTCTTCCCAAGCCACAACACGTAGAAGGAAGATTGAGATCAAGAGAGTTGAACAAAGCAACAAGCGCCACGTCACCTTCTCCAAGAGAAAGTTAGGGCTTTTCAACAAGGTCACAGAGCTCTCCATCCTCTGCCAGGCGGAAACCGCCTTAATCATCTCGTCGCAAAACGGAAAGCTTTACGCGTGCGGGTATCCCTCGCCGGATGCCGTGATCTGGCGTTTCCTCTATGGAGGAGATTCCTCGCCTCCGCAGAGGAACGACGTGCGATTCTTGAAGAAGAAGCAAAAGGAGAACGTGGAAGTTCAAAGGGCGCAGTACGAGTCTGCTCATGAAGCCctcaaagaagagaagaagcgaCTCGACGAGACCAAGAAGGAAAGAAACAGCGACAACAATGGCGGTTGCTTAGGGTTTTCGCAGTGGTGGGAGAATCCAATTGATGATATGGATTTGGAGGAGCTCGTCAAGTTCAAAGAATCGTTGGAACAGTTGAAGACGAACCTGATTGCAGCCACTGACAATAAGATCAACATGTTCCAACAAATGATGATGCCGTCACCAGTTGCTGCTCCTTCTTCTTTAATCATGGCTCCAATGCAAACTAGGTTTTCCAATTTTAATTCAGTCTTGAATAATAATCAGGGTGGATTCAGCGCTGTTTATCAACCACAACAGCAAGCATATTGGGATTGGACCCGTAATAACGTCATCAATAATAATGGAATAATTGCTAGTAGTAGTAGTAACAATCTTAATCCTTTATTAGGAAGATGGGATTCTGGGAACAATGCTATTATGGTTGATGTTAATAGTAACGGGAGTAGTGGTTGTTCCTTTTTTTCTTAA